The Papaver somniferum cultivar HN1 unplaced genomic scaffold, ASM357369v1 unplaced-scaffold_32, whole genome shotgun sequence DNA segment GCAAAGCATAGAATGTGCTTCCAGTCAAagaagtaatcaagaaaatgTCATAAGCCATTATATAGGCATCGATATCTGATATTAGAGACATTAAAAAAAACCATGttattaatataaaatatattgcCAACTCTAAATAGTGCAAAGCACATAAAGTGATTCCCATCAAAGAAAGTATAATTGAGGAAGACACCAACTCCTTATAGTTAAACGAAAATCACACTCAATATATAGTTGTATCAAGTGTATCATATTGAATACACTAAAAGAACACACGATATAACATAAAATAGTTTTCCAATTTTAAATAGTACAAAATATATGAAATGCTTACCGTTAAAGAAGTTCTAATCAAGGAAATGAACTAACTCTCACTAAGACTTCGTTTGATTGGTACTTTAACCGCAAGGATCGTATACTAATTAATGATTGGAGTACTTTATTGGCAAAGGGAATCTAAATTGTATTGGTTACTTAAATAATGTGGTTGTTGGATTTTTAGTGATGCATATGGCTAATTCCATTACGtatgcatggaaattattttggaTTGAAACAAAACAGAAAACCCTATTGGAATTGAACGATTAAAGATCCCATTTTTTTTACATCAACCGTAGATCAAGTTAATGAAGTGTCGTTACGTACGGCATGGTCTACAAAACAAAGCAATTTCCTGCGTATAGCCAGTTTgagaaagaaaatgaataataattatataggtttaaaaaaaaactataattTAATAATCTAGCAGAACCCCATCCAAAATATCATAATAAAAATTTATAAAGAAAAGCCAAGAGAGAGTAGAATGCTCTTGGGACAATAACTTAATAATGTTGCTTGGGATTTACATCCACCCTTATTATTCTTATTTGGTTCTACATAGAAATGAAAATTATGGACGGGGCCAATATTAACCTGGTTTATAATTATATATTCACTACCACATCATTGAAACATGACACAGAGAAGTGTTCATTTTACAAATATCCAAACATAAAACAGATCGAAACTACTTTGGCCCAATACCATATTACTGCAACATGAATATTCTACAATCATGATTTTTTTGTTCCATGGTTCATTGTCAAGGTTGGTGAGGTATTCCTGAAACAAACTTCATGAGGGATTCAACGTCAACCCTCACTGTTGGCAGCCTTTAGCAAATTAGCACTGTAAATAAGAACGTCGCGATCAATTGGTAGACCCTAACTGGAGATCGTATATCTTTCTGGTGGTTACCACATATGATGCTGGTGTTTCGGAAAATTTTCAATGTTAatgaaaaaatatatcaaagtaccagaagatgcttcaacctcCAACCACAAaaggtattttcataaaacaaagTTGTTATTATCTGTCAGATTCTGATTGGCGTATATGGTGATGATCGGAGGAAAGATAACTATCATATAATGAAATGACCCCTCATGGTGGAGTGGTATTTAAAAGTGCATACAAACTAAGACAAAAAATTAAATGGACATTAGGATTGATTCAGGATTCCCTATTTGATTAATATTAcatgaaacaaaaagaagaagaaaaaatgtatATCGAAGAACTCCACTATAATAATAGTGAGAAATCTAGGGGATGGTTCATAAAGATATATTAATATATTTAGTATGGGTTCATGGAAATGGTTGATAAACGTCATTGATATGTATATTttagtttttggtttttattacAGAAATCCATTTAGTGTAGAGCTTCAAAATTGCAAACGACATGGATCATGTAATTAATGATTAAGTAAGTGTTAGTTAATAGTATTAATCCATATATATTAAATGACAAACTCAAGTTATAAGCGCACTTACTTTAGAACAATTAAGCTAGTGTTAAATCACAATGCAATTTTCCTAATTACATATGCACCTTTCACTTGCTTAGCGCGCGGAAACAAAATCTTGTGATAAGACCTAAACTGTTGCAtagcaaaataaaataagagtaaatatgaaggccatcagattacataaattaaaattagaaaattttatttaatGAATTAATGAGCATGCAGTAATTGAATAGCTAGCAAGATTATATATGGACCTCATTTTGAATTTTTAATACACCAATTATGTTGATGGTTAAACTTATTTTGGAAGGTGGAAATTCTTTTGTCTGGAAGACCAACAAATTAATGAAAGTGCAAGGAGTGAACTCTCTTTTTATCTACAGATGTTCATCAGTTTTGATATGCCCTACTGGCCTTCTCAGGGAAATGTGTTTGTTTACATAATAAAAGCCTCTAAAGTCAATTACAAAAgccaaaatgaaacaaaaactgTAAAcgaattatataaataaaattaaaatacctATGAAAATGATACAGATAAAACCTTAACAACCCACATGAAGTATAACACTTCCCTTTCAACTGAAACATGCATCTAGACCCGAGTTTCTTTCCTTCTTCGGAGCCTAACAAAATGAATTGATGAGAAAGAGATTATATCTTGTTCGACAACAAATATACAAAGTCGCACTTCCAAATGCGTATATCTTCATGATTAAGTAATTCTCTATTTCATACTTCCTTAATTATAGAGTAAATGAACACATATACTGTTTTTATAATCCGCAATTTCCAACTTCACTTTTGCATTACACATAACTCTAAATTCTAATTATAAATGTTGGGATTTTATCTTTCATGTGATGTTATATTACAATGCTTAAGCATCATTAGTACGAAGCTTATATTCACGAATCAATCACTCAATAGTACCTCCACATGAAGCTTAAAGGAGAGAGTAGTACCTACATTACCTAAACATGATGATTTTGAGAAACCCTCACCTACAAAATCCCAAAAGAAGTTTAGTCAATATGGAGGAGTAATTAgaagaaacataaataagttgtcGCTAAGAACCTAAGTTGAGGAGtaatgaaaccaaaaaaaaataacataattgAGAAACAGTTTCCTGCAAAATAGAACAAAGAAGTGTTTCATGTCATCTTTTTTTGGGTATATATACTCTTAGGATTTTCTACATATCAGCACTCGTGAAATCGAATTGCCGCGGCCATCATCAATGCAAATTGAATACAACAAAAAATAGATTAAAAAACAGAACTATGTGCACGTAGGAAAACCGATTTACGTAATCAAATTCATAAAATTAATTAGTAATTAACCAACaacaaaatatattaaaataaaaaataagaaaccatcATATGAGCAAGGTAAGTAATAAAATTGAACAAACCTTTAACAAATAGGTGAAGCAGCAATCGTTTTATGCATCAACAAaccctgcaaaaaaaaaagttatggcaTTTAGTTTTGCAACAATATTTATGCATCATCAATAAAATCCGCAAAACACAAAAAGTTATGATGTTTGGTATCGCAACGAAATTTGGAATAATGGGGGTATACCGTAAAACAactaaaatatcaaataaaaaacactaaattccaataaaaagaaaaaataaacaaaattttagTTCTAGAAGAGAGAAGTAACTTACACGGAAACAAAAATGTTCGGTGTTGCACGACTGCTTTATATGGCTACTTGCAAAACGAACAACGGGGGCATATAAGAAAacataaattataaaaaaaaaatcgtagAAATCAAAGTTGAGTTGAAGAGATAAGCAGTGTCCAAAAAATAGGTTTACCTTTTGTTTGAAAGCTTTATATAGGGATTCTGAATCTATTAGTagaatgatttttattttgaatatACTATTTTAAAAAATCTCGACTTTCTAAAAAACTAACAAATAAAGCCGGCTTGATTATTAAACCGttaccaaaataatttttttgtttatctttttgGTAATATATcttatttttgcaaaaaaaaaaatacttcaaaGATATAATATATGATTTTTTACGTCATAAATATGTTTACTCGATTTTTTTACCATAATAATCTGAAATTAATAtagtaatttttagatttttttacctTATAGTTGGTCCATAAAATATAAATCTGAatatttttacccataaacatgcttggatttttttagatttttatcatAAATGCCGAAATTAATATAcaaattctttttatattttggtatttttatcATTAATAATATAGTCATTTTTAGACTTTTTTACCTTACAAACGATCCAAAATATATAGATATGATTTTTTATCTTATACATATGTTTACTCAATTTTTCGGATTTTTATCATAAATGTTCGAAATTAATATAAtagttttttgtattttcttgattttatcataaatatgcgaaattaatatagtaatttttttagaaaaattcGACGGTCATGATTTTAAATAAATCATGTAAACTCGGTCTAATTATATGCAATAATTTtagttgaattgattttttttattttaatcataaatgaccgaaattaatatagtagtttttttgttatttctaaaaaaaatttccttacaaaatattataaaatataaatcttattattttattccataaatatgttgaattgatttttttttattttagtcataaatgtatgaaattaatatagtacttttttttattttcttataataaatacatgaaattataaaagattcaaaaaatataaatcttattattttattccataaatatgttgaatttttttttttagtcatAAGTGTACGAAATTAATATagtactttcttttattttctggattttttcataataaatacatgaaattataaaagattcaaaaaatataaatcttattattttattccataaatatgttgacttgattttgtttttattttaatcataaatgttCGAAACTAAGATAGtaattttctttatcttctgGATATTCacaataaatacacgaaattaATATAACAATTTTTCTAAATAATGAGGGTCATCCGTCGCGTGTGTCCCAACAATCCACTCAATCTACACGGCATATTGTCAGATCTACGCACCGTATCTAACGAAATTTCATCCGACGAATACGAATGGTTTCTCAATTAACCAATAAGAACGTGAGGTTACGCTCACCAACCAATAGGATATAGGGTAAACTCCACCAGTGCTACTTTTATTATGGAGTGATGGATGGTattgagtttttaggttgttgatatgtGAATCATCATTAGGTAGAGATCTCGTAAGCTCACACACTTTGCTAATTTTAGTGATATAAGCCTCGTCAACTAATTATGAGCAGCTGGAATAACCCTTAGAGGAGTAAAACAAGAAAATGGTACTTCAAAATCGACTATGTTTGTGGTTGGTGGACAACAATTTATTGGTGTCACACCGGCATAAGATTTGTTGGAAGACAATTTGATGCATCAGGTGGAAATTATGGGAGCCGCAACAGCCATAAGATCTGCTTGAAAACCAGCTGTTGTTGCACCATATATATACCTCCTCCTAGACCAAATAACATATCTCTTCTACCAGTGAAACTGCCGCTAGGTTTATACACTCTAATAAATTCCATCTTCAGTTGCTGAGCTTAAACATTTAATGTACCTCTCCTAATCATTGGTGAAGGATATGATGgtcacatcaatttttttttttgtataatcaAAGGCCTTCAAAAGGATAATGGTCCCCCTCAACTGTTGGTGCTAGCCAGGCAGGAGGCACAGACCAGTACATGGAAGATTTCTTACATTTTGCCCATTGAGCTAGCTCATGATCAACATAATTACAGGTCCTAGGTTGAAAACTAAAAATACAAGCCGATAACTTAGAAGAATACAATTTAATGTCTTTGAATATGGCATCCGTACTAGAATCACCATCAAAAAGTCCAGAAGAAAATTGTTCCACCAGTTTTTTTGCATCGCTTTCTATGATGATATGCGTCATCTTCTGATCCACTGCTTTCTTTAGAACTCCACGGATAGCTCTAGCTTCCGCTTCTTCTGCAGATGAAACTTCAAACACCATAGCAGCACATAAATAAGCTTTACTAGTGAAATCTCTCATCACATAACCTGCACCATTTTCTCCAGTAATGTCATCAAAGGCTCCATCTGTGCTACATTTTATCCAACCAAACGAAGGGGGCATCCATTTGTCACTTAGAACTATAGGGGTAGTAGTGGTAACAACAGGGATAATTTTCCTGGTGAGTAACATGGCTCTGGCTCTTTCTATAACAGCATTatgattttcagaaaaattttgaaaaatcaagtTGTTTCTACTAGTCCAAAGAGACCAAAGGATAGCAACAAAAAGACCTTGAGAGTCATCAGGCAGTCTGGAATTTTGATCCAGAAGCAAAAACATAAGCCAATGATGGAAATTTTTCTGAGAAAAATAAGAGGTGTTTATACAGAAGCTTGATAAAAACCAGACGTTAGAAGCAAAAAGACACAAAACCAAAGCATGCATCATGTTTTCATGAGGATCCTTACACCTAGCACAATCAACAGAGTGCATATGCATTCTAGTGTGAAGGACAGTTCTAGCAGGTAAAGCATTTTTAGCAGCTTTCCAAAGAAATAATTGAATTCTGTAAGGAACTCTAATTTTCCAAATATGCAACCAAAGATTTTTACAGGGAGAGGGTTTGATGCCTCTGAGTCCCAAGTaggaagattttgaagaaaatttaccattctttgaaagatcccaagccctcctatcaggagtgcaaagctggcttaagggaatagtgacAATCTTCTTAATAGAAGCAGCATCAAAGTGGGTGTTAAGTCTGGAAACATTCCAGGTTCTAGTGTTCTCATCAATGAAGTAGTCAACATTGATACTGGGATCAGGTGGGACAAGAGAGTTGGGGGTTGCAGAACCCAAAGAtggaatccatttatcacaccaaggATCAATGAACTTTCCATCTCCAACAATACAGGAAATAAAAGGTTTTATCAACTCTTTTATAGCATGTAAGCATCTCCATGTCCAAGAACACTTATCAGGACACTTAGCATTTAGAAAATCAGTTCTACGAAAGTATATAGCTTATAAAATCTTGGATAACATGCAATTATGGTTTTCAATAATTTTCCAGGCATTCCTGGCTAACATAGTAGATTGTTTATTTCAGCCTTTCTAAATCCCAAACCACCTTCAGATTTAGGAGAGCAAAGAATATCCCAACCCAAAAGATGGAGCTTCCTATCTTTTGGGTCTAGGGTCTCTCCCCACCAGAATTTACAAAGGTGAGCATCCATCTGTCTACATAGATGTTTTGGGATTAAGAAAGCACCCATATGAAAAAGAGGAATGGCTTGACCAATGTGTTTGACCAGAGTAGTTCTAGCAACCTGAGAAAGGAGCTTATGTATCCAGAGAGTAATTCTGGCATCCACatcttggagaatacccatatgagTTTGGACTTTTGAAGCCTGGAACACAGTTGGAGTCCCAAGATATTTCTCCCCTAGATCTCTGTTTTGAATATCCAGAATGTTAGCTAAAAGAGCCTTCATATGCTCAAGAATTCTTCTATTGAATAAAATGccagatttatcaaaattaatttcCTGTCCAGAGGCTAGGCAGTACTTTTGGAGGTAGTCTTTTATAGCAGTGAAGTTTTCTATGGTAGCAGAAGTAAACAGGagagaatcatcagcaaaaaggAGATGAGTCATCTCAGGGGAATTTTTACAAACTTTGATACCACCTAGGATACCTTTCCTTTGAAGATTATCTATATAAGAGGAAAGAGCCTCAGAACAGATGATATAGAGATATGGGGACAGAGGATCTCCTTGCCTTAATCCTCTTTCTGGTTGGAAAAAGCCAGTAGGAACACCatttaaaagaacacaataagaAACTGTGGAAACACATTGGTTTATGAGTTTAATCCAGTTTTCAGCTAGGCCCATTTTTCTCAAAACTTTTTCAAGGAAAGACCACTCTAATTTATCATAAgctttagacatatcaagtttaatcgcAGCAGTACCCTCAGCTTTGTCATTATGATTGACATAATATATGGCTTCCTTAGATAGAAGAATATTATCAGAGATACTCCTCTTTGGTATGAAGGCACTTTGGTTTTGGGATATGATATTATTCATAAAGGGTTTTAACCTGTTAGCTAGAGTTTTAGAGAGgattttttaaatgaaattacataATCCTATGGGTCAGTACTGGTTAACTAACTCAGCTAGAGGGACTTTGGGGATAAGATCAATGTTGGTATGGTTAAACACTTTAGCAATATGCCCTGTTCTGAAGCAGGTTTGGGTCATATCAGTAACTTCTTCTCCAACAATATCccaatttttttgataaaaaaggcCTGTAAAACCATCAGGACCAGGGGCTCCCCCCCCCCATTTGAAAGACAACATTTTTAATTTCCTCGGCTGTAAGAGGTACGTTTAAAATGTCATTATCATCAGCAGAAAATTTAGCAGGCAAATCATTCAAAATATCATCCTGGAATCGTGGTGGTTGAGAAGAGTAAAGATTTTTGAAATAATATATGAAAGAATTCCTTATACTAtttctatcagttagaatagtattaGAGGAATCCTTGATCCAACTGATAGCATTTCTTTTTCTCCTGAAAAGGGTGACTCTATGGAAATAGGGAGTGTTTCTGTCACCTTCCATAAGCCACACCTCTCTAGACTTGTCTTTCCAATAAAGTTCTTCCAGAGTGTAAAGATACTCTAGCCTGGATTTAAGTCTAGAAGTAGTGTTAGTATCAGTATGATCAGAAATCTGTAGATCTAACAACTCTTTCCTAATAGTAGATATAtcagtttgaatattaccaaaagaagattTGTTCCAATCACTGAGACCTTTTTTGGTACTAAGAAGTTTTGCTCTTATTTTGTAGGCTGGAGATCCTATAACATTAACGGACCAGGAATTGGCTATAATGTCCCTGCAGGTGGGATCTTCAATCCACATAGCCATGAAATGGAAGGGTCTATGCATAAAATATCCTCATACTTGAATCCTATATGCATGGGGCAATGATCATAAGAATCCCTAGGAAGGTTATTAACACAAAAATTTGGGCAAAGATCTTCAACAATTTGGTTTAGGAAGCATCTGTCTAACCTTTCAATAATTaaatcaggaccttgttgcatattggaccaagtGAATTTAGAACCAGAAAATCCAGGATCATGCAGGTTAAAAACAGACAGAAGTTTCTAAGATAATCAAAATCAGAATCATTAACTTCAATGCCcccatttttatcttcagttcctAGAAGGGTGTTGAAAACAGGGTCATCTATGGGAGCATTAGGTTGTAAGCACCGTTGTTCCCAAAAGGCAGGTCTAAGACTACTATTAGGTTCCCCATAAACAAAGTGAATATGGaaatattttgagtgtatgatgTCAGTTGAAGTAACATAGATGCCCCTCAAGCTGGAAGATATAACATTTAGGTGAATCTCCTTTTTCCAAGCCAAAACAAGAACACCACTTCTACCTACACTAGGGACATTGAAAGTGCAAGGAAAACCCATATTTTTAAGTTTCCTAGCCGCCATATCTTTACCCATTTTAGTCTCAGAGAGAAAGATGATATCAGGGTTAACATTCCTACATAGCAAACTAAGTTCTTTATTAGCAGTTTTTTCCCAAAGCCTCTAATATTACAAGCAACAATGTTGATGTCGTTAACAGGAAACTGGTTTATAGTAGAATTGATGTTATCAGATAAAGGGTTTGAAGGGATAGAGTTTACCTGAGTGGTAGAATCAgatccaccaccaagagaagcACTGGTACCATCACCACCCTAAGAAGTATGTTGGGAGGAATCGAGGCTAGAACTAGCAGCATTGAGAAGAGAATTATTGTGGACACCATTGTTGCTTGGAGAATTGTCAGCAGGTACATTATAGCTCCCAAAAGAGTTAAAAACTAGTTGGGTATTGAGGTAACATGTAGAAAGATCAATGTCTGGTAAATCTCCCAATTTGGTAATTAGAGGAGAGAGTTGAGCATAATCAGGTTCAGTAGAAGTTTGTTCTTCAGGGATAACCACTATACTATCCAAGCTAGAATTAGCTCTAGTGTGTTTCCTTAAATCATCTCTGGGGTTAATTTTACTTTTGAGATTTACTAGAGCATCTTGTTAAGCTGAATTAATTGTTCCTATAGTGATGATTGGACTAGTGTTTGGGATAGCAGCAGTTTTGAATCGTCTTGAAGAATTTGTAGTACAGATCGGACCACTAGGGGTTAACTCAGCACCAGAAATAGAGGTAGCCACAGTAATATTTTGAGTGGTAACTTGTTTGAGAATAATTGGCAGGACACTCTCCAGATGAGTCAATTGTTGCTGAACAGAACCAACATCAAAGATCTTTAGGGTAGTGGATCTGTTTACGAAAGGACCCATCTGAAAAGTGTTAGATAAGCTCTTCTGAATAGTATTTTCCATACTTTGATCAATAGCTTCTGCTTTTCCTTTGTTGCACACTTCAATAGTAGGAGTTGCAATCTGTGTTTCTGGAACTATTTCAGTTTGTTTCATGATGGTATCAGTAATGGCAGCAGAGGAGAAATCTACTTGCTTGATTGTAGGAGGCATCATTATCTTTGAGACAGCTGGGAGAACATACTTGCTGCATGAAGCATCAAgttctttgatatttttctgtTTCAACTTCTAAGCAGGACAGTTTTGATCTTTGTGATCAAGGATGCGACATGAGGTACAAAAATACCTTAGTACTATGATATGTTTACATTCAATCAGGAAAGGTTCAGTTCTTCCACTTGTAAAGAGGGGAATACCTGTTGGTAATCTCTCTGAACTGGGATTCGAATACACACTTTGACATTCTTCTTAAGAGGATGTTTACCAAAAGGATTTTGAGCTTCAATTAGTTCCCCTATATTGAGAGTGAGTTTCTGTAGATCCTCAAATTATGTGCATTTATTTGGAATGTTGCATAGAATGAACCACATGATTTCTTCATCAAACTGAAGTTGATGGTTTGCAGGCCATCCTTGAACTGGAACTAATTTCAACACCATAAGATATCCACAAACAAACCAAGGTTTTTA contains these protein-coding regions:
- the LOC113341863 gene encoding uncharacterized protein LOC113341863 — protein: MFLLLDQNSRLPDDSQGLFVAILWSLWTSRNNLIFQNFSENHNAVIERARAMLLTRKIIPVVTTTTPIVLSDKWMPPSFGWIKCSTDGAFDDITGENGAGYVMRDFTSKAYLCAAMVFEVSSAEEAEARAIRGVLKKAVDQKMTHIIIESDAKKLVEQFSSGLFDGDSSTDAIFKDIKLYSSKLSACIFSFQPRTCNYVDHELAQWAKCKKSSMYWSVPPAWLAPTVEGDHYPFEGL